TATTAGACTTTACTGGCTGTAACAAGGTGAGAAGTACAGTAGCACATTGAGAAATGCCAAGCTTCTGTGTGCCACAAGTCCAAACATAGAGTGGGTTTCCCTGGTTCAATCTGAGACTAAAGTcgggatatgttttcttttctggaaacTCTTGTTTCTGAGTTCATCTACACTGTCAGAGTTCAGGTCTGCTGGGTGGAATGACTAAGGTCCCTGGCTCCTTACTGCTGTTGGCAGGCTGTCTTGATGCTGCTTATGTTCCTTTGCTTTCTGCCACTTCAAAGCCAGGAACAGTGAACTGAAATGCTTCTCATTTAAAGCACCTATAAACTTTTATGGATCCATGTAATTTTAGTGGCCCGCTCAGAAGTCTAGGATGATCTTAAGGTCTGGATTTGATCTGCAAAGCTCCTTTTCCCCACGAATGTAATGGAGTTCTGGGTGGGGTAGTTTCATGGATGAAAGGTTGAACACTTTTGAGTAGGAACTGCTTTCCACACTGCCCATAACATAAACATGAACATTTTAGTCAGGTCTGGTGACACAGGCTTTTAATCTTAGTTATTCTGGAGACTGGAGGAGAGTGACTGCCCAGTCAAGCCAAGCTGCAACACTTATGAACCTGTCTCAGAACACAGACAGGGCTCGGCAGGTGGAACAGAGGTAAAGCATCCACCATGCATGCAGACCTGAGCCCGGGccccaacaacaaaacataaagcCTGCATATTACAGTCAGTCTTCCCTCCTTAATCCTTCCAAGTGCGTGGCTGTGTTGGAGATATGGATCGATTCAAAATGTCTCAACGAAGCTTTACTGTCTTCTCAGAGGTGATTGTTTCTGCCCTAGATTGAAAACAAAGAATTATAAACAGCACTACCAAAAGCCAGGGGTAGTGGGGCATGCATTTTAATCCCTCAGGTATTCATAGGCAAAGGAAAGAGAATAGAAGCCTGTTTGACAACAGCCTGTGTATATTTTAAGgttttgtttcaaaattaaaaagtgtTAGGATACAGCTCAGGGATTGTGAGAGGCCCTCAGTTCATCTCCCCCCATTCCCCCAACAAAATCCcaatgtacacctttaatcccagcatttggaaggtagtggcaggtggatctctcaggGTTaacctggtttacacagtgagttccaggccagccaggtgtatgtagtctcaaaaaacaaaacctaaaatgtaaaaaacaaataattttagaaGTATTTCTCTCCCTGTTGGGATGAAATTAGAAGGGGAGTGGTGGTGTAAAACTCTAAATTTCATCCTCTATAGTCTATTCATTGTAGATTTTTGTTTATTGAATTTGAGTCTTGAGTGACAGGTATTAAGGACTGCTGAGTCCTTTAAATACTTTTATGTTCTGGGTGCTCCAAACCTCATCCTATCACTGCAATCAAGGCTCAGAGGCTCCAGTGCTCACTGTGAGCTTGTAATAACAGTTATCATTTATTCTATAATAGAAGCCAAATTACATGAGCCCAATAATATCAGGATCTTCCATATTCTCTCCAATCTTCTAGATATTTCATGCTAATTTGTACCCCATCAATGTTGTGGGATAGCATGCTAACACAGATCAAACAGGCTCAGTGGGGTTAAGAGGAGTCAAGAAGTCACAATTAGGATTCTAAATCTAGGTTGGTTGACATTAGGACTTGACCTCTCTCCAGGGAACTGCTTCTAAATATACACCCAGGTGCATTTTGATTTACATGGATGGACCTTAAGTGTTTACCTACTATCGGATCACCAAATTCACCTGGCGGCAATTCTGCTGTAAACTGCAGGTGCATTTTCTGCAAATATATAGAGGTATTAAAAGTACAAGAGGAAATGGGTTAATCATCTAGGGCGGTCAATCGTGCAATAACCGTTTTACTGTTATGAGTGTGTCTTTGCTTACTATGCGCCAATTGACTCATTTAGGGGTGGGCCAAAAAGGAAAAGTCCTACTTTTTGTTACCCACCAGAAGTGCAGATGAGAAATGTGTATacggtgggggggtggggggtgggaggtggagtgGAAGCAGGGTGGCGGAGCTACCAACTCCGGGTCTGAACCCTCACTAGACCCGCccctagaataaaaaaaaaaaaaagaaaaaagaagctcgGAACGGGTTAACCTCGACCAGGGGGAGTCCAGCCACCGCCCCTTCCCAGCAACACCTCCCAGAAACCCTCAGGCCTCCGCTAGTTCCCGAACCTCGCGAGACCCCGCCCCATCCTTTCCTGACCGACTTCCCGCCCCCTTCTTTACCAAGCTAGGAGCCCAGCGGGGTACGGAAGAGAGTGGGCGGAAAACAGAGACCCGGGGCACTACGGGAAATGTGGTCCAAGCACTTCAGGCAGCCATTTTCTTCCGGAGAGGCGTAGGCCAGGGAGCCAGTAAGGACTACAAATCCCAGCCACCCTTTCGGTTTGtttttgttcaaaaaaaaaaaaaccacactccccctcctcactcttctctctctctctcacacacacacgcgggcacacacatacacacacatacccacggCAGACACGCACGCATCCGAGCGTCGAAAGGGAAGCTGCGTTTCGCCATCTCGGCCCGCCACTAGTCCGCTCTCCGTTTCCCAGCAGCGCGGGAAAGCGGAGGCCGGACCCGTGACCTCTGACCCCGTGGTTATGCGGAGCCGCCGCATTCCTTAGCCATCGCGGGGCTGCCGCTGCCACCGTGGGCGACTGACGCAGCGCGGGCGCGTGGAGCCGCCGCCCCTCCCCCAGCGCCACCCTCGCGCCGGGTCTCGCGCCAGCCAGTGCCGGTGCGCCCGCCCTCTCCGGCCGCACCCGAGTCCTCGCACGCGCCGCCGCCACGCGCCCCCCGTCGCTGCCGCCTCCACCCCAGCCCCGCGCCGCCACCGCCCCAGCCCGCCCCGCCCGAAGGACCCGCGTGgagccgccaccgccgccgcggAGGAGGATGAAGgacaaacagaagaagaagaaggagcgCACGTGGGCCGAGGCCGCGCGCCTGGTGAGGCGAGCCGCCCGGGGGGGGCGCAGCGGGGGGTCTAGGAGGTGGGCTCCCGCGCGGCTCccggggcgggggaggggcgaGGCCCTGCCCACCGCAGCAGGGGGCGGGGCCGCCCGGGTGTGGAGCTCCTAAGGTCCCCGGCCTGAGTAGGCTGGGGCGCCTTTTTCTGCACACCCCCCTGAATTCCTGCGGAGGGGCGAGCTGGCAAGCAGCTCCTCCCCTCCGAGCGCCCGGGctccagcctcccctcccccacgttGGCAGCAGCAGGGGGTCCCGGGTAGCGCCGTTTATTCTTCTGAGGGAGTTAGATTTCCGGGAAAGGTCGGAAGTACTTCCCTTACTTCTTCGTGGGCAGTGGAGTGGGTCACTGGACACCGCGGGGGTGGGAAAGTGCCCCTGGTTTCAAGGACATGAGAAGCATTTAGAGCGTTGGCAATTTAAACCAGGTGTGTGTCGGAAAGAATTGCTAAGAATCAATCTGAACCCTAGGTAGTGGTTCTCAAAGTAGAGTGCCCAGTGGGAGTATACCTGCGGACTTTGTTTAAAACACTGCTTCTAGG
This Rattus norvegicus strain BN/NHsdMcwi chromosome 3, GRCr8, whole genome shotgun sequence DNA region includes the following protein-coding sequences:
- the LOC134486328 gene encoding uncharacterized protein LOC134486328, with protein sequence MQGVNRKELHTRAAPPPAAVGRASPLPRPGSRAGAHLLDPPLRPPRAARLTRRAASAHVRSFFFFCLSFILLRGGGGGSTRVLRAGRAGAVAARGWGGGGSDGGRVAAARARTRVRPERAGAPALAGARPGARVALGEGRRLHAPALRQSPTVAAAAPRWLRNAAAPHNHGVRGHGSGLRFPALLGNGERTSGGPRWRNAASLSTLGCVRVCRGKCTCSLQQNCRQGRNNHL